The following coding sequences lie in one Mycobacterium gordonae genomic window:
- a CDS encoding YqgE/AlgH family protein, whose amino-acid sequence MAQHEDPEDYAAPAAQRVRAGTLLLANTDLLEPTFRRSVIYIVEHNEGGTLGVVLNRSSETAVYNVLPQWAKLAAKPKTMFIGGPVKRDAALCLAVLRVGADPDGVPGLRHVAGRMVMVDLDAEPDLIAPVVEGVRIFAGYSGWTIGQLEGEIERDDWIVLSALPSDVLAPPRADLWGQVLRRQPLPLAMLATHPIDLSRN is encoded by the coding sequence GTGGCGCAGCACGAAGATCCCGAGGACTATGCCGCCCCTGCTGCACAACGCGTGCGGGCCGGCACCTTGCTCCTAGCTAACACCGATCTGCTGGAGCCGACGTTTCGGCGCAGCGTCATCTACATCGTCGAGCACAACGAGGGCGGAACTCTGGGTGTGGTCCTCAACCGGTCCAGCGAAACCGCGGTCTACAACGTGCTGCCGCAGTGGGCCAAGCTGGCTGCCAAACCCAAGACGATGTTCATCGGGGGCCCGGTGAAGCGGGACGCGGCACTCTGCCTGGCCGTGCTGCGCGTCGGTGCCGATCCCGACGGGGTGCCCGGTCTCCGGCATGTCGCGGGCCGCATGGTGATGGTGGATCTCGACGCCGAACCGGACCTGATCGCGCCCGTCGTGGAAGGCGTGCGGATCTTCGCCGGATACTCCGGCTGGACCATCGGACAACTCGAAGGCGAAATCGAGCGCGACGACTGGATTGTTCTGTCCGCACTGCCCTCTGACGTGCTGGCGCCGCCGAGGGCTGATCTGTGGGGGCAGGTGTTGCGCCGCCAGCCGCTGCCGTTGGCGATGTTGGCCACGCACCCGATCGATCTGAGCCGCAATTAG
- a CDS encoding GNAT family N-acetyltransferase, producing the protein MTTDKTGAEVDIRAEDRRYTIAVGGRQVGLADFADRGDQRVFHHTEIDPAYGGRGLATLLLEDALQATRADGKRIVPVCSMVVTVLKKHPEYNDITDPVTADVVGWVNTQPSN; encoded by the coding sequence ATGACAACCGACAAGACCGGCGCAGAGGTCGACATCCGCGCCGAAGACCGGCGTTACACGATCGCAGTCGGGGGCCGACAGGTCGGCCTCGCCGACTTCGCCGACCGCGGCGATCAGCGCGTGTTCCATCACACCGAAATCGATCCCGCCTACGGCGGCCGCGGCTTGGCGACGCTGCTTCTCGAGGACGCTCTGCAGGCGACCCGCGCCGACGGCAAGCGGATCGTGCCGGTGTGCTCCATGGTCGTCACGGTGCTCAAGAAACACCCCGAATACAACGACATCACCGACCCCGTGACAGCCGACGTCGTGGGGTGGGTCAACACACAGCCGAGCAACTGA
- a CDS encoding PPE family protein, translating into MTTPIWIASPPELHSALLSSGPGPGVLSAAAGAWHALGAEYAEAAADLLGVLGVAQSSWQGPSAAQYVAAHAPYLGWLVQAQATSQAAAAQHEAAAAAYTTALALMPTLPELAANHLVHGALVVTNFFGINTIPIALNEADYVRMWLQAATAMSGYEAASAAAVAAVPPTTPAPAVLKSDATAQISQLAAAAPAADSGAQLNLADIITQLLQQYLQYVQELYEPIINFLQNPVGNTFQLINDFLTNPAQALVTWGPFLLAVAYQAFSWVGASLTYPQLLLDPLLSITLGVVIGVGYEYLQQVPAVVAEGAAPPTAVAGAANRSSTWPLATLAPTIAGPAGAPAASATASASSAPASAAPAPVASAVPYAVLGVDPGEGFTPTFREGSRAKAPAQGIPAAATGVPARDKRRSRRRRKTPMPEHQYADEVLDYDPEPDPAPTDEPVATASSSSAGAMGFGGTTALGDADAAGLVALAAERGGGPTVPMLPTTWDSDAR; encoded by the coding sequence GTGACGACACCGATCTGGATTGCCTCACCTCCCGAACTGCACTCGGCGTTGTTATCCAGTGGGCCGGGACCGGGGGTGCTGTCGGCGGCCGCGGGCGCCTGGCACGCCCTGGGTGCCGAGTACGCCGAGGCGGCGGCCGATCTGTTGGGTGTGCTCGGTGTGGCGCAGAGTTCCTGGCAGGGTCCGAGCGCCGCCCAGTACGTCGCCGCGCACGCGCCTTACCTGGGCTGGCTGGTCCAGGCACAGGCCACCAGTCAAGCCGCCGCCGCCCAACACGAGGCGGCCGCCGCGGCCTATACAACGGCACTGGCGCTGATGCCGACGCTGCCCGAGTTGGCCGCCAACCACTTAGTCCACGGGGCGTTGGTAGTAACGAATTTCTTTGGCATCAACACCATTCCGATCGCGCTGAATGAAGCCGACTATGTCCGCATGTGGCTGCAGGCCGCCACGGCCATGAGCGGCTACGAGGCAGCCTCGGCAGCTGCTGTGGCAGCCGTCCCGCCCACCACGCCGGCGCCGGCAGTCCTCAAATCCGATGCCACTGCCCAGATCAGCCAGCTCGCCGCGGCCGCTCCCGCCGCCGATTCGGGGGCCCAACTCAATCTCGCCGACATCATCACCCAGTTGCTGCAGCAGTACCTGCAATATGTGCAGGAGCTGTATGAGCCCATCATCAACTTTCTGCAGAACCCGGTAGGCAACACATTTCAGCTGATCAACGACTTCCTGACCAACCCGGCACAGGCGCTCGTGACCTGGGGGCCATTCCTCTTGGCCGTCGCCTACCAGGCCTTCTCCTGGGTGGGCGCGAGTCTCACCTATCCCCAGTTGCTGCTGGATCCCTTGCTGTCGATCACCCTGGGTGTGGTGATCGGGGTGGGTTACGAGTACCTGCAGCAGGTACCGGCCGTCGTCGCCGAAGGCGCGGCGCCCCCGACCGCGGTGGCAGGCGCTGCGAATCGCTCCTCGACCTGGCCGCTGGCGACTCTGGCTCCGACCATCGCCGGCCCGGCGGGCGCACCTGCGGCCTCGGCCACCGCGTCCGCCTCTTCAGCGCCCGCATCCGCCGCGCCCGCACCGGTCGCGTCGGCGGTGCCGTATGCGGTTCTCGGGGTCGACCCCGGCGAAGGCTTCACGCCGACGTTCCGCGAGGGTTCCAGAGCAAAGGCGCCGGCGCAGGGTATTCCGGCGGCCGCCACCGGGGTGCCGGCCCGGGACAAGCGCCGGTCCCGACGCCGGCGCAAGACCCCCATGCCGGAGCACCAGTACGCCGACGAGGTCTTGGATTACGATCCAGAGCCGGACCCCGCGCCGACCGACGAGCCGGTGGCGACGGCCTCGAGCAGCAGTGCCGGCGCGATGGGATTCGGTGGTACCACGGCTTTGGGCGACGCCGACGCGGCGGGGCTGGTGGCCCTGGCCGCCGAACGCGGTGGTGGCCCGACGGTTCCGATGCTGCCCACAACGTGGGACTCGGACGCTCGGTAG
- a CDS encoding acyl-CoA dehydrogenase family protein has product MTFDVTPTAAQHDLARRTHEFSTEVIRPVALEYDQRQEFPWPVLEEAAERGFYSPLFYRDLIGDPTGVSLPMFMEELFWGCAGIGLAIVMPALALSAIGQAASPEQMLQWAPECFGTPGDLKLAALAISEPEGGSDVRNLRTHARRDGDDWIIDGHKMWIGNGGIANVHVVNAVVDEELGHRGQALFVVPGGTPGLELVRKLDKLGCRASHTAELRFNGVRVPGANLLGGQDKLEHKLAKAREVVAGAKKSGSATLGTFEQTRPMVAAQAIGIARAALEYATAYATEREAFGGPIIDNQGIAFPLADLATQIDAARLLTWRASWMAANGVPFERGEGSMSKLAASEVAVKATERAIQTMGGWGYITDHPVEKWYRDAKLYTIFEGTSEIQRMVIANALGSSVDVPPLHVTVEPTGGTFNRMFGRGTPLRSRAADRALALKDRIPEPVMRVAMKALQPPGR; this is encoded by the coding sequence ATGACATTCGACGTGACCCCCACCGCAGCACAGCACGATCTCGCCCGACGGACTCACGAGTTCTCCACGGAGGTGATCCGGCCGGTCGCCCTGGAATACGACCAGCGGCAGGAGTTTCCGTGGCCGGTACTGGAGGAGGCCGCCGAGCGCGGTTTCTACAGCCCGCTGTTCTACCGGGACCTGATCGGGGACCCGACCGGCGTTTCGCTGCCAATGTTCATGGAGGAGTTGTTCTGGGGATGCGCGGGGATCGGCTTGGCGATCGTCATGCCGGCTCTGGCGCTGTCGGCGATCGGCCAGGCCGCGTCCCCGGAGCAGATGCTGCAGTGGGCCCCGGAATGTTTCGGGACACCCGGGGATCTCAAGCTGGCCGCATTGGCCATCTCCGAACCCGAAGGCGGCAGCGACGTCCGCAATCTACGCACCCATGCACGGCGCGACGGTGACGACTGGATCATCGACGGTCACAAGATGTGGATCGGCAACGGCGGCATCGCCAACGTGCACGTGGTCAACGCGGTGGTGGACGAGGAGCTCGGCCACCGTGGTCAGGCGTTGTTCGTGGTTCCGGGTGGCACCCCCGGGCTGGAGCTGGTGCGCAAGCTGGACAAATTGGGCTGCCGGGCCTCCCACACGGCGGAGTTGCGGTTCAATGGTGTGCGGGTGCCCGGCGCCAATCTGCTTGGCGGACAGGACAAACTCGAACACAAACTGGCCAAGGCCCGCGAAGTGGTGGCCGGCGCCAAGAAGTCCGGATCCGCCACGCTGGGTACCTTCGAACAGACCCGTCCGATGGTGGCGGCGCAGGCGATCGGCATCGCGCGGGCCGCGCTCGAGTACGCGACTGCCTATGCGACGGAGCGCGAAGCGTTCGGCGGACCCATCATCGACAACCAGGGGATCGCATTCCCGCTGGCCGACTTGGCGACTCAGATCGACGCCGCCCGGCTCCTGACCTGGCGTGCCTCCTGGATGGCCGCCAACGGCGTCCCCTTCGAGCGGGGCGAAGGCTCGATGTCCAAGCTCGCCGCCAGTGAGGTCGCGGTCAAGGCCACCGAGCGGGCCATTCAGACGATGGGCGGCTGGGGATACATCACCGACCATCCGGTCGAGAAGTGGTATCGAGATGCCAAGCTGTACACCATCTTTGAGGGCACGAGTGAGATTCAGCGGATGGTCATCGCCAATGCACTGGGTTCCTCGGTCGACGTCCCGCCGCTGCACGTGACGGTCGAGCCGACCGGGGGAACGTTCAACCGGATGTTCGGCAGAGGCACACCGCTGCGCTCCCGCGCTGCCGATCGGGCGCTGGCGCTCAAGGATCGGATTCCCGAGCCGGTGATGCGGGTCGCCATGAAGGCTCTGCAACCGCCGGGCCGGTGA
- a CDS encoding LpqN/LpqT family lipoprotein, translating to MKRIARSWRTLVGGAAAGVVGVVMVAGGTASAEPLVPQPSLPGPVPMQPVNPPGQNSGVFPGGVNRFAPAPAQAPAQLPLPLQMPAPVAAPVPAVAPAAVPSTGPAPAATAPQPPAVTPATTGTLREYLEGKGVKLEAQRPLGFKALDITVPMPPRWTQVPDPNVPDAFVVIADRVGGSSVYTSNAQVVVYKLIGDFDSAEAITHGFVDSQRLLAWQTTNASLAGLGSFPSSVIEGTYRENDMTLNTSRRHVLANSGADRYLVSLSVTTAASQAVSDAPATDAIVSGFRVTTPGVAGRVPAPAPTAPAPTAPAAPAPAAPAPVAPAAPAPVAPARPPVPQATAPSAAPAPRTIPTPSQVPTEPTLVTLTPAPGH from the coding sequence ATGAAGCGGATCGCGCGCAGTTGGCGCACACTCGTGGGTGGTGCGGCCGCCGGTGTCGTCGGCGTCGTGATGGTGGCGGGCGGGACTGCTTCGGCAGAGCCTCTGGTTCCCCAGCCCTCGCTCCCCGGGCCGGTCCCCATGCAACCGGTCAACCCGCCTGGCCAGAACTCCGGCGTGTTCCCCGGCGGCGTCAATCGGTTCGCGCCCGCACCCGCGCAAGCGCCCGCCCAGCTTCCGTTGCCGCTGCAGATGCCGGCGCCGGTCGCCGCGCCGGTCCCAGCGGTGGCCCCCGCGGCCGTTCCGTCCACCGGACCGGCACCCGCGGCAACCGCCCCGCAGCCTCCTGCGGTCACTCCGGCCACGACCGGCACGCTGCGTGAATACCTCGAAGGCAAGGGCGTCAAGCTCGAGGCGCAACGTCCGCTCGGTTTCAAGGCGCTCGACATCACCGTCCCGATGCCCCCACGTTGGACCCAGGTGCCCGACCCCAACGTGCCCGATGCCTTCGTGGTGATCGCGGACCGGGTCGGCGGCAGCAGCGTCTACACCTCGAATGCTCAGGTGGTCGTCTACAAGCTGATCGGTGACTTCGACTCCGCGGAGGCGATCACCCACGGCTTCGTCGACAGCCAGCGACTGCTCGCGTGGCAGACCACCAACGCGTCGCTGGCCGGCCTCGGCAGCTTCCCGTCGTCGGTCATTGAGGGCACCTACCGCGAGAACGACATGACGCTGAACACGTCGCGCCGCCACGTCCTGGCCAATAGCGGCGCCGACAGATACCTCGTGTCGCTGTCGGTGACCACGGCTGCAAGCCAGGCAGTCAGCGATGCACCTGCCACCGACGCCATCGTCAGTGGCTTCCGGGTGACCACACCCGGAGTGGCCGGCCGAGTCCCGGCGCCCGCCCCCACGGCACCCGCGCCCACGGCACCCGCGGCGCCCGCACCCGCGGCGCCCGCACCCGTGGCACCCGCGGCGCCCGCACCCGTGGCACCCGCCCGCCCACCGGTGCCGCAGGCAACCGCTCCCTCGGCCGCACCGGCACCGCGGACGATTCCCACGCCCAGCCAGGTGCCGACCGAGCCGACCCTGGTCACCTTGACGCCGGCGCCTGGGCACTAG
- a CDS encoding sterol desaturase family protein, which translates to MLTAAASMLVGWSWPHPGLSAKLPALVAVMAVVVVAWQIRLLLRGHRSLTVAGLSVQAGILIAAIALTTQNLAAGTVGIGLPTAIIAGWGRLANAGPATTPAARSVEHPRLDAHDAEGTSAAELTDIGSEQPALVAARTLASQHQITPVVVTVGTIVVVLAALSTRGGIVLGLPILAAIFVPLERLWPLRYRRVLRRGWRTDLVHYLVNGAALKVGLIAAVTVTGGVLHALVPPPVRIAIAASPGWVQIVAGLAISAVGDYAGHRAAHEIPLLWRFHRVHHSIREMDWLAANHLHPIDETFIRSAAVLPLYALGFGQVSLGAFVLLITLQAVFIHANVNVKLGPLRWLTATPQFHHWHHARDPRARNSNFAGEFPILDAVFGTLYLPIDRWPTSYGLDEPEPDGYLRQLAWPLRARCAAAKPHSDA; encoded by the coding sequence GTGCTGACCGCGGCGGCGTCGATGCTGGTTGGCTGGAGCTGGCCGCACCCAGGGCTCAGCGCGAAACTGCCTGCCTTGGTGGCGGTGATGGCCGTTGTCGTCGTCGCGTGGCAAATCCGCCTGCTGCTGCGAGGACACCGGTCGTTGACGGTCGCTGGGCTGAGCGTTCAGGCAGGCATCTTGATTGCAGCAATCGCCTTAACCACCCAAAACCTCGCCGCCGGAACGGTGGGGATTGGGTTGCCAACCGCGATTATTGCCGGATGGGGTCGCTTGGCCAACGCCGGACCCGCGACGACGCCGGCGGCGCGATCGGTCGAGCACCCGCGGCTGGATGCCCACGACGCCGAAGGCACCTCGGCTGCCGAGCTAACCGACATCGGCAGCGAGCAGCCCGCGCTGGTAGCAGCGCGAACGCTAGCGTCGCAGCACCAGATCACCCCGGTCGTGGTCACGGTAGGGACCATTGTTGTGGTGCTGGCCGCGCTGAGCACGCGCGGCGGGATCGTGCTCGGGCTGCCGATTCTCGCCGCTATCTTCGTTCCGCTGGAGCGACTGTGGCCGCTACGCTACCGCCGAGTGCTGCGGCGAGGATGGCGAACCGACCTTGTTCACTATCTGGTCAACGGCGCCGCACTGAAGGTCGGTCTGATCGCGGCGGTGACGGTGACCGGCGGCGTCCTACACGCGTTGGTACCCCCACCGGTGCGCATCGCCATCGCCGCGTCGCCAGGCTGGGTGCAGATCGTGGCGGGACTGGCGATCTCGGCGGTAGGCGACTACGCGGGACACCGCGCTGCTCACGAGATACCGCTGCTATGGCGCTTTCACCGAGTCCATCACAGTATCCGCGAGATGGACTGGCTCGCCGCCAACCACCTGCACCCCATCGACGAGACCTTCATTCGATCTGCTGCCGTGCTGCCGCTGTACGCGCTCGGCTTCGGTCAGGTCAGCTTGGGTGCGTTTGTCCTGTTGATAACGCTGCAGGCCGTCTTCATCCACGCGAACGTGAATGTGAAGCTGGGCCCGTTGCGGTGGCTGACCGCCACGCCGCAATTCCACCACTGGCATCATGCCCGCGATCCGCGAGCCCGGAACAGCAACTTTGCCGGCGAGTTTCCCATCCTCGACGCGGTGTTCGGGACCCTGTATCTCCCGATCGACCGCTGGCCAACCAGTTATGGTCTCGACGAACCGGAACCGGATGGCTATCTACGTCAACTTGCCTGGCCGCTACGTGCCCGCTGCGCGGCAGCAAAACCCCACTCGGATGCCTGA
- a CDS encoding TIGR03084 family metal-binding protein has protein sequence MTGSAAFVADLQAESDELDALVAPLPGERWAAMTPAPGWTIAHQIGHLLWTDRVSLLSVTDEAAFGEALTAAAADPAGFVDAGAEELAAMPPAELLAEWRDTRRRLHEALLGVADGRKLPWFGPPMSASSMATARLMETWAHGLDVADTLGVTRPPTDRLRSIAHIGVRARDYAYLVNGLTPPGEPFYVELRGPGGDTWSWGSPDAAQRVTGSAEDFCFLVTQRRPLGALDVTAVGQEAQQWLGIAQAFAGPPGVGRS, from the coding sequence ATGACTGGTTCGGCTGCGTTCGTCGCGGATCTGCAAGCCGAGAGCGACGAGCTCGACGCGTTGGTGGCGCCGCTGCCCGGGGAAAGGTGGGCGGCGATGACACCCGCCCCGGGGTGGACCATCGCCCATCAGATCGGGCATTTGCTGTGGACCGACCGGGTGTCGCTGCTGTCGGTGACCGACGAGGCCGCGTTCGGCGAGGCGCTCACGGCTGCCGCCGCTGACCCTGCCGGATTCGTCGACGCCGGCGCCGAAGAACTGGCGGCGATGCCCCCCGCCGAGTTGCTGGCCGAATGGCGCGACACCCGTCGGCGACTGCACGAGGCACTGCTCGGTGTCGCCGACGGCCGGAAGTTGCCCTGGTTCGGACCGCCGATGAGCGCATCGTCGATGGCGACGGCGCGGCTCATGGAGACCTGGGCGCACGGACTCGACGTGGCGGACACCCTGGGCGTCACCCGGCCGCCGACGGACCGGTTGCGCTCGATCGCTCACATCGGCGTGCGTGCGCGTGACTACGCCTACCTGGTCAATGGTCTGACGCCGCCCGGCGAGCCGTTCTACGTCGAGTTGCGCGGGCCGGGCGGGGACACCTGGTCCTGGGGCTCACCGGATGCCGCTCAGCGGGTGACGGGTTCGGCGGAGGATTTCTGCTTCCTGGTAACGCAACGGCGGCCGCTGGGCGCACTCGATGTGACGGCGGTGGGGCAGGAGGCCCAGCAGTGGCTGGGGATCGCGCAGGCATTCGCTGGCCCGCCCGGGGTTGGCCGATCCTGA
- a CDS encoding pirin family protein has product MSNLETGPAEVACGASQVATDTPTVEVLRPREVPLGGPRAMAVQRTLPQRQRSLIGAWCFIDHYGPVTGSAARMDVPPHPHTGLQTVSWLFSGEVEHRDSAGVHAMVRPGELNLMTAGAGICHSEVSVDTGVLHGAQMWVALPDSARDTGRDFAHHQPEPVSMPGARASVFLGELAGSLSPVTTFTPLLGAQIDVDAHADVEFEIDPTFEHGVLCDTGEIQLGGIPLSVAELGYQGPGRCVLRLRNAGERPARVLLLGGAPLREELVMWWNFVGRTHEEIVAYRQQWQDGAERFGAVRGYQGSVTRLPAPPMPTTRLVPRSIPNQKEHS; this is encoded by the coding sequence GTGAGCAATCTCGAGACCGGCCCGGCCGAAGTTGCTTGCGGCGCTTCGCAGGTCGCAACCGACACGCCGACGGTGGAGGTGCTGCGGCCGCGGGAGGTGCCGCTGGGTGGACCACGGGCCATGGCCGTGCAGCGCACCCTGCCGCAACGGCAACGTTCGCTGATCGGTGCCTGGTGCTTTATCGATCACTATGGGCCCGTGACCGGAAGCGCCGCGCGGATGGATGTTCCACCGCATCCGCACACCGGCTTGCAGACCGTCAGCTGGTTGTTCAGCGGGGAGGTGGAGCACCGCGACAGCGCCGGCGTACATGCCATGGTGCGACCCGGCGAACTCAACCTGATGACGGCCGGCGCCGGCATCTGTCACTCCGAGGTCTCGGTGGATACGGGGGTTCTGCACGGCGCCCAGATGTGGGTTGCCCTGCCGGATTCGGCGCGCGATACCGGACGCGACTTCGCGCACCACCAACCGGAACCGGTGTCGATGCCGGGCGCGCGGGCATCGGTGTTCCTGGGCGAGTTGGCTGGAAGTCTTTCGCCGGTAACGACTTTCACCCCGTTGCTCGGGGCTCAGATCGACGTGGACGCGCACGCCGATGTCGAATTCGAGATCGACCCGACGTTCGAGCACGGAGTGCTGTGCGACACCGGCGAGATCCAACTCGGCGGGATTCCCTTGTCTGTCGCTGAGCTGGGGTACCAAGGACCCGGCCGCTGCGTGTTGCGGCTGCGCAATGCGGGGGAGCGGCCCGCCCGGGTACTGCTACTGGGTGGCGCCCCGCTCCGCGAAGAGCTGGTGATGTGGTGGAACTTCGTCGGCCGCACTCACGAGGAGATCGTCGCCTACCGCCAACAGTGGCAGGACGGCGCGGAGCGCTTCGGCGCCGTCCGGGGTTATCAGGGTTCAGTCACCCGACTGCCCGCCCCGCCAATGCCGACCACCCGGCTGGTTCCCCGATCAATCCCCAACCAGAAGGAGCACTCATGA
- a CDS encoding transcriptional regulator, which produces MGGGTVNAAINALSAPEYAQPTPELCGQCSPKYSQSRSTIPGVFWPNQGVWAGVKLPGGQYRKREQLAQAHEVLRQIAAGEINARELPENAALLARRENDREIVRANAVVLHLPATQRGPRSAA; this is translated from the coding sequence ATCGGCGGAGGTACCGTCAACGCCGCGATCAACGCGCTCAGCGCGCCGGAGTACGCCCAGCCCACGCCGGAATTGTGTGGCCAGTGCTCGCCGAAGTACTCGCAATCTCGCTCCACGATCCCCGGAGTGTTCTGGCCGAACCAAGGCGTCTGGGCCGGGGTCAAGCTGCCCGGCGGCCAATACCGCAAACGTGAACAGCTCGCTCAGGCCCATGAGGTGCTGCGACAGATCGCCGCGGGGGAGATCAACGCCCGAGAGCTGCCCGAGAATGCGGCGCTGTTGGCGCGCCGCGAGAACGACCGCGAGATCGTGCGGGCGAACGCGGTGGTCCTCCACCTTCCTGCCACGCAGCGGGGTCCCCGTTCGGCGGCCTGA
- a CDS encoding MFS transporter — translation MPNVEVGSVIRTRMQASAPVELWRSVRALPDFWRLMQLRMASQFGDGLFQAGLAGALLFNPDRAADPPAIARAFAVLFLPYSLLGPFAGALMDRWDRRLVLVGANSARLCFIVAIGTILAVGASDWVLLCAALLANGLARFVASGLSASLPHVVPRQQVVTMNSVATASGAIAAFLGANFMLLPRWLGGAGDHGAAAVIFTALIPVTLALLLSLRFAPGVLGPDDTNRAIHGSAVYAVVTGWLHGVRTVIQLPSVAAALSGLAAHRMVVGINSLLILLLVHHMKNVDVDGLGTALVFFAATGLGAFLANVLTPVLVRRWGRYATANGALVAAAVIQTAGAGLLLPVMVVCGFLLGVAGQVVKLCADSAMQIDVDDALRGHVFAVQDALFWVSFIVAVTVAAAFIPDDGRAPAFALFGSVIYLIGLLVHSLVGRRGRAREVLG, via the coding sequence GTGCCGAACGTGGAAGTGGGTTCAGTGATTCGCACCCGGATGCAGGCCAGCGCACCCGTGGAATTGTGGCGCTCAGTGCGAGCCCTGCCCGACTTCTGGCGTCTGATGCAGCTGCGCATGGCCAGCCAGTTCGGCGACGGTCTGTTCCAGGCGGGTCTGGCGGGAGCGCTGCTGTTCAACCCCGATCGCGCCGCCGATCCGCCGGCGATCGCGCGCGCGTTCGCGGTGTTGTTTCTGCCGTATTCGCTGCTCGGCCCGTTCGCCGGCGCGCTGATGGACCGGTGGGATCGGCGCTTGGTGCTAGTCGGCGCGAACAGCGCACGGTTGTGCTTCATCGTCGCGATCGGAACGATTCTCGCGGTCGGCGCCAGCGATTGGGTGCTGTTGTGTGCCGCGTTGTTGGCCAACGGTCTGGCCCGGTTCGTGGCGTCCGGTTTATCGGCGTCGTTGCCGCATGTGGTGCCGCGCCAGCAGGTGGTCACGATGAACTCGGTGGCCACGGCATCCGGGGCGATCGCCGCGTTTCTGGGCGCCAACTTCATGCTGCTGCCGCGTTGGCTCGGTGGGGCGGGCGATCACGGCGCGGCGGCGGTCATCTTCACCGCCCTGATTCCGGTGACGCTGGCGCTACTGCTGTCGCTGCGGTTCGCCCCGGGGGTACTCGGTCCGGATGACACCAACCGGGCGATCCACGGCTCCGCGGTGTATGCCGTGGTCACCGGATGGCTGCACGGCGTGCGGACGGTAATTCAGCTCCCGTCGGTAGCCGCCGCCCTGTCGGGGCTGGCCGCACACCGGATGGTCGTGGGGATCAACTCGTTGCTGATCCTGCTGCTGGTGCATCACATGAAGAACGTCGACGTCGACGGGTTGGGCACCGCTCTGGTTTTCTTCGCCGCGACCGGCTTAGGAGCTTTCCTGGCCAATGTGCTGACCCCGGTGCTGGTGCGGCGCTGGGGTCGGTATGCGACGGCCAATGGCGCGCTGGTGGCGGCGGCCGTGATCCAGACCGCGGGCGCCGGGTTGTTATTGCCGGTCATGGTGGTGTGCGGTTTCCTGCTGGGCGTCGCGGGCCAAGTGGTGAAGTTGTGTGCGGACTCGGCGATGCAGATCGACGTCGACGACGCGCTGCGTGGGCACGTGTTCGCCGTCCAGGACGCCCTGTTCTGGGTTTCGTTCATCGTCGCGGTCACCGTTGCCGCCGCATTCATTCCCGACGACGGGCGCGCACCCGCGTTTGCGCTGTTCGGTTCGGTGATCTATCTGATTGGGCTGCTGGTACACAGCCTGGTCGGCCGTCGAGGACGTGCTAGGGAGGTTCTGGGATGA